A part of Eschrichtius robustus isolate mEscRob2 chromosome 20, mEscRob2.pri, whole genome shotgun sequence genomic DNA contains:
- the CD79B gene encoding B-cell antigen receptor complex-associated protein beta chain isoform X1 yields MAGPALCPGLSNWLVLLLLLLSAGEPVLVAKTEELYRDPKGSICSRIWQHPRFVAKKRGSMVEIKCHLEALGNVSWLRKQETDLEAKIFLPEKGRILQTQNSSEATLTIQDIQFQDNGIYFCEQECFQRPPRTERSCGTELRVMGFSTLAQLKRRNTLKDGIIMIQTLLIILFIIVPIFLLLDKDDSKAGMEEDHTYEGLDIDQTATYEDIVTLRTGEVKWSVGEHPGQE; encoded by the exons ATGGCGGGGCCGGCACTGTGTCCCGGGCTCAGCAACTGGTTGGTGCTTCTGCTGTTGCTCCTTTCAG CAGGTGAGCCGGTGCTGGTGGCCAAAACAGAGGAGCTCTACCGGGATCCCAAAG GAAGCATTTGTTCCCGGATCTGGCAGCACCCACGTTTCGTGGCCAAGAAACGGGGCTCCATGGTGGAAATCAAGTGCCACCTGGAGGCCCTGGGCAACGTGAGCTGGCTCCGGAAGCAGGAGACGGACTTGGAGGCCAAGATATTTCTCCCCGAAAAGGGCCGCATCCTCCAGACCCAGAACAGCTCTGAGGCCACGCTCACCATCCAAGACATCCAGTTTCAGGACAACGGCATCTATTTCTGCGAGCAGGAGTGCTTCCAGCGGCCCCCGAGGACAGAGCGCAGCTGTGGCACTGAGCTTCGGGTCATGG ggTTCAGCACCTTGGCGCAGCTGAAGCGGCGGAACACGCTGAAAGACGGCATCATCATGATCCAGACCCTCCTCATCATCCTCTTCATCATCGTGCCCATCTTCCTGCTGCTGGACAAG GATGACAGCAAGGCCGGGATGGAGGAAGATCACACCTATGAG GGCCTGGACATTGACCAGACAGCCACTTACGAGGACATAGTGACGCTGCGGACAGGAGAGGTGAAGTGGTCGGTGGGCGAACACCCAGGCCAGGAGTGA
- the CD79B gene encoding B-cell antigen receptor complex-associated protein beta chain isoform X3, with the protein MAGPALCPGLSNWLVLLLLLLSAGEPVLVAKTEELYRDPKGFSTLAQLKRRNTLKDGIIMIQTLLIILFIIVPIFLLLDKDDSKAGMEEDHTYEGLDIDQTATYEDIVTLRTGEVKWSVGEHPGQE; encoded by the exons ATGGCGGGGCCGGCACTGTGTCCCGGGCTCAGCAACTGGTTGGTGCTTCTGCTGTTGCTCCTTTCAG CAGGTGAGCCGGTGCTGGTGGCCAAAACAGAGGAGCTCTACCGGGATCCCAAAG ggTTCAGCACCTTGGCGCAGCTGAAGCGGCGGAACACGCTGAAAGACGGCATCATCATGATCCAGACCCTCCTCATCATCCTCTTCATCATCGTGCCCATCTTCCTGCTGCTGGACAAG GATGACAGCAAGGCCGGGATGGAGGAAGATCACACCTATGAG GGCCTGGACATTGACCAGACAGCCACTTACGAGGACATAGTGACGCTGCGGACAGGAGAGGTGAAGTGGTCGGTGGGCGAACACCCAGGCCAGGAGTGA
- the CD79B gene encoding B-cell antigen receptor complex-associated protein beta chain isoform X2, with translation MAGPALCPGLSNWLVLLLLLLSGEPVLVAKTEELYRDPKGSICSRIWQHPRFVAKKRGSMVEIKCHLEALGNVSWLRKQETDLEAKIFLPEKGRILQTQNSSEATLTIQDIQFQDNGIYFCEQECFQRPPRTERSCGTELRVMGFSTLAQLKRRNTLKDGIIMIQTLLIILFIIVPIFLLLDKDDSKAGMEEDHTYEGLDIDQTATYEDIVTLRTGEVKWSVGEHPGQE, from the exons ATGGCGGGGCCGGCACTGTGTCCCGGGCTCAGCAACTGGTTGGTGCTTCTGCTGTTGCTCCTTTCAG GTGAGCCGGTGCTGGTGGCCAAAACAGAGGAGCTCTACCGGGATCCCAAAG GAAGCATTTGTTCCCGGATCTGGCAGCACCCACGTTTCGTGGCCAAGAAACGGGGCTCCATGGTGGAAATCAAGTGCCACCTGGAGGCCCTGGGCAACGTGAGCTGGCTCCGGAAGCAGGAGACGGACTTGGAGGCCAAGATATTTCTCCCCGAAAAGGGCCGCATCCTCCAGACCCAGAACAGCTCTGAGGCCACGCTCACCATCCAAGACATCCAGTTTCAGGACAACGGCATCTATTTCTGCGAGCAGGAGTGCTTCCAGCGGCCCCCGAGGACAGAGCGCAGCTGTGGCACTGAGCTTCGGGTCATGG ggTTCAGCACCTTGGCGCAGCTGAAGCGGCGGAACACGCTGAAAGACGGCATCATCATGATCCAGACCCTCCTCATCATCCTCTTCATCATCGTGCCCATCTTCCTGCTGCTGGACAAG GATGACAGCAAGGCCGGGATGGAGGAAGATCACACCTATGAG GGCCTGGACATTGACCAGACAGCCACTTACGAGGACATAGTGACGCTGCGGACAGGAGAGGTGAAGTGGTCGGTGGGCGAACACCCAGGCCAGGAGTGA
- the CD79B gene encoding B-cell antigen receptor complex-associated protein beta chain isoform X4, translated as MAGPALCPGLSNWLVLLLLLLSGEPVLVAKTEELYRDPKGFSTLAQLKRRNTLKDGIIMIQTLLIILFIIVPIFLLLDKDDSKAGMEEDHTYEGLDIDQTATYEDIVTLRTGEVKWSVGEHPGQE; from the exons ATGGCGGGGCCGGCACTGTGTCCCGGGCTCAGCAACTGGTTGGTGCTTCTGCTGTTGCTCCTTTCAG GTGAGCCGGTGCTGGTGGCCAAAACAGAGGAGCTCTACCGGGATCCCAAAG ggTTCAGCACCTTGGCGCAGCTGAAGCGGCGGAACACGCTGAAAGACGGCATCATCATGATCCAGACCCTCCTCATCATCCTCTTCATCATCGTGCCCATCTTCCTGCTGCTGGACAAG GATGACAGCAAGGCCGGGATGGAGGAAGATCACACCTATGAG GGCCTGGACATTGACCAGACAGCCACTTACGAGGACATAGTGACGCTGCGGACAGGAGAGGTGAAGTGGTCGGTGGGCGAACACCCAGGCCAGGAGTGA
- the LOC137754403 gene encoding somatotropin: MLLAFALLCLPWTQEVGAFPAMPLSSLFANAVLRAQHLHQLAADTYKEFERAYIPEGQRYSIQNAQAAFCFSETIPAPTGKDEAQQRSDVELLRFSLLLIQSWLGPVQFLSRVFTNSLVFGTSDRVYEKLKDLEEGIQALMRELEDGSPRAGQILKQTYDKFDTNMRSDDALLKNYGLLSCFKKDLHKAETYLRVMKCRRFVESSCAF; the protein is encoded by the exons ATGCTCCTGGCTTTCGCCCTGCTCTGCCTGCCCTGGACTCAGGAGGTGGGCGCCTTCCCAGCCATGCCCCTGTCCAGCCTGTTTGCCAACGCTGTGCTCCGGGCCCAGCACCTGCACCAACTGGCGGCTGACACCTACAAAGAGTTT GAGCGCGCCTACATCCCAGAGGGACAGAGATACTCCATCCAGAACGCCCAGGCTGCCTTCTGCTTCTCGGAGACCATCCCGGCCCCCACAGGCAAGGACGAGGCCCAGCAGAGATCG GACGTGGAGCTGCTCCGCTTCTCTCTGCTGCTCATCCAGTCGTGGCTCGGGCCCGTGCAGTTCCTCAGCAGGGTCTTCACCAACAGCCTGGTGTTTGGCACCTCGGACCGCGTCTACGAGAAGCTGAAGGACCTGGAGGAGGGCATCCAGGCCCTGATGCGG GAGCTGGAAGATGGCAGCCCCCGGGCTGGGCAGATCCTCAAGCAGACCTACGACAAATTTGACACAAACATGCGCAGTGATGACGCGCTGCTCAAGAACTACGGGCTGCTCTCCTGCTTCAAGAAGGACCTGCACAAGGCTGAGACGTACCTGCGGGTCATGAAGTGTCGCCGCTTCGTGGAGAGCAGCTGTGCCTTCTAG